A genomic region of Caulobacter sp. NIBR2454 contains the following coding sequences:
- a CDS encoding MAPEG family protein has translation MEPILELKLLGAAVIVGLVHLFWGSAAAQPQIGLKWNVGPRDEPRPLTGMAGRLQRAFANFRETFAFFVALVLAVVLSGKTGGLSTLGCVLYVVARAIYIPLYAFGVPVVRTLVWLASMIGLLMLLAALFV, from the coding sequence ATGGAACCGATCCTCGAACTGAAACTGCTGGGTGCGGCGGTCATCGTCGGACTCGTGCATCTGTTTTGGGGATCGGCCGCGGCCCAGCCGCAGATCGGCCTGAAGTGGAACGTCGGCCCGCGTGACGAGCCGCGTCCGCTGACCGGCATGGCGGGGCGTCTGCAACGCGCCTTCGCCAACTTCCGCGAGACCTTCGCCTTCTTCGTGGCCCTGGTCCTGGCGGTGGTGCTGAGCGGCAAGACTGGCGGCCTTAGCACCCTGGGCTGCGTGCTCTATGTGGTCGCTCGCGCGATCTACATCCCGCTCTACGCTTTCGGCGTTCCGGTGGTGCGCACCCTGGTGTGGCTGGCCTCCATGATCGGCCTGCTGATGCTTCTCGCGGCTCTGTTCGTCTGA
- a CDS encoding RsmB/NOP family class I SAM-dependent RNA methyltransferase gives MRESGRIAAAIEVLEEIEARHKPVKLALKGWGERSRFAGSKDRAFVSGLVLDALRHKRSLGWMMGDDSARAVVLATLALAWKLPIDKLAEAFAEEPHGPGALTEAERAALETPKSLADAPAPIQGDYPDWLDASLTRVFGEGRGEEAAALAARAPVDLRVNTLKTDPVRALKALQPLAAQTLDLLETALRIPAPEPSERTGSVETIPAFSKGWFEVQDLGSQIAAACAGEIKGKQVLDFCAGGGGKTLALAAAMGSTGQIYAHDSDARRLADTIRRSQRAGVRNLQIRSPVEADPLKGLESKMDVVFVDAPCTGSGTWRRHPDTKWRLTPEALERRQVEQDAVLDQAAPFVKVGGRLIYVTCSVLAEEDEDRVEAFLARNSGFRLAAPPAPADRFVSPQGYVRLTPRSAGTDGFFAAVLERAA, from the coding sequence ATGCGGGAAAGCGGACGGATAGCGGCGGCGATCGAGGTTCTGGAAGAAATCGAGGCGCGTCACAAGCCAGTGAAACTGGCCTTGAAGGGCTGGGGCGAGCGCTCGCGTTTCGCCGGTTCGAAGGATCGCGCCTTCGTGTCGGGCCTGGTGCTCGACGCCCTGCGGCACAAGCGGTCGCTGGGTTGGATGATGGGCGACGACAGCGCCCGCGCCGTGGTCCTGGCGACCCTGGCCCTGGCCTGGAAGCTGCCGATCGACAAGCTGGCCGAGGCTTTCGCCGAGGAGCCTCACGGCCCCGGCGCTTTGACCGAGGCCGAGCGCGCCGCGCTTGAGACGCCCAAATCACTGGCCGACGCTCCGGCGCCCATCCAGGGGGACTATCCCGACTGGCTCGACGCCAGCCTGACGCGCGTGTTCGGCGAGGGCAGGGGCGAAGAAGCCGCCGCCCTGGCCGCGCGTGCGCCAGTGGACCTGCGGGTCAACACCCTGAAGACCGACCCCGTTCGCGCCTTGAAAGCCCTGCAACCGCTCGCCGCCCAGACGCTTGATCTGCTGGAGACGGCTCTGCGCATTCCCGCGCCGGAGCCCAGTGAACGCACCGGCTCGGTGGAGACCATCCCCGCCTTCTCCAAGGGCTGGTTCGAGGTGCAGGACTTGGGCTCCCAGATCGCCGCCGCCTGCGCGGGCGAGATCAAGGGCAAGCAGGTCCTGGATTTCTGCGCCGGGGGCGGGGGCAAGACCCTGGCCCTGGCCGCCGCCATGGGCTCGACCGGCCAAATCTATGCTCACGATAGCGACGCGCGCCGTCTGGCCGACACCATCCGCCGCAGCCAGCGAGCAGGGGTTCGCAACCTGCAGATTCGATCCCCGGTCGAAGCCGATCCGTTGAAGGGCCTGGAGTCCAAGATGGATGTGGTCTTCGTCGATGCGCCCTGCACGGGCTCTGGCACCTGGCGCCGGCATCCCGACACCAAGTGGCGCCTGACCCCGGAGGCGCTGGAGCGCCGTCAGGTCGAACAGGACGCTGTCCTGGACCAGGCCGCTCCGTTCGTGAAGGTCGGCGGCCGCCTGATCTACGTCACCTGCTCGGTGCTGGCCGAGGAAGACGAGGATCGCGTCGAGGCCTTCCTGGCCCGCAATTCTGGCTTCCGTCTGGCCGCGCCCCCGGCGCCCGCCGACCGATTTGTTTCGCCGCAAGGCTATGTCCGCCTTACGCCCCGCTCCGCCGGAACCGACGGCTTCTTCGCCGCCGTGCTGGAGAGGGCGGCTTGA
- the guaA gene encoding glutamine-hydrolyzing GMP synthase has protein sequence MTAETNHQRVLIVDFGSQVTQLIARRVREAGVYCEIHPFDKVEDLVDSYAPKAIILSGGPASVLETDSPRIGRKLFDYGVPMLAVCYGQQLLCDVLGGKVEGGHAGEFGRAELTIGKNSPLFAGLAGVGEVETVWMSHGDRVTAIPDGFEVIATSTGAPFAAIADDTRKIYGVQFHPEVVHTINGAKIYRNFLFNIAGLTGDWTMAAFRQEMVQKIREQVGTGKVICGLSGGVDSSVAAVLIHEAIGDQLTCVFVDTGLLRHNEAEQVVTLFRDHYNIPLVHVDAGDEFLGALAGVSDPETKRKIIGGKFIDIFDREAAKIDGADFLAQGTLYPDVVESVSARGGPSAVIKSHHNVGGLPDFMKLKLVEPLRELFKDEVRALGVELGLHKDFVGRHPFPGPGLAIRIPGDITPEKVAVLQQADAIYLEEIRNAGLYDKIWQAFAVLLPVKTVGVMGDARTYENVLALRAVTSTDGMTADFFEFPWDVLGKTATRIINEVRGVNRVVYDVTSKPPGTIEWE, from the coding sequence ATGACTGCCGAGACAAACCACCAGCGGGTCCTGATCGTCGACTTTGGCAGCCAGGTCACCCAGCTGATCGCCCGCCGCGTTCGCGAGGCTGGCGTCTATTGCGAGATCCATCCTTTCGACAAGGTCGAGGATCTGGTCGATTCCTACGCGCCCAAGGCCATCATCCTGTCCGGCGGGCCGGCTAGCGTGTTGGAGACCGACAGCCCGCGCATTGGCCGCAAGCTGTTCGATTACGGCGTGCCGATGCTGGCGGTCTGCTATGGCCAGCAGCTACTGTGCGACGTGCTGGGCGGCAAGGTCGAGGGCGGCCATGCCGGCGAGTTCGGCCGGGCCGAGCTGACCATCGGCAAGAACAGCCCGCTTTTCGCCGGGCTTGCCGGCGTCGGCGAGGTCGAGACGGTGTGGATGAGCCACGGCGACCGCGTCACGGCGATTCCGGACGGCTTCGAAGTGATCGCCACCTCGACCGGCGCGCCCTTCGCCGCCATCGCCGACGACACCCGCAAGATCTACGGCGTCCAGTTTCACCCGGAGGTCGTCCACACGATCAACGGCGCGAAGATTTACCGCAACTTCCTGTTCAACATCGCCGGTCTGACCGGCGACTGGACCATGGCGGCCTTCCGCCAGGAGATGGTTCAGAAAATTCGCGAACAAGTCGGGACCGGAAAGGTGATCTGCGGCCTGTCCGGCGGCGTCGACAGCTCGGTGGCCGCGGTCCTGATCCACGAGGCGATCGGCGACCAGCTGACCTGCGTCTTCGTCGACACCGGTCTGTTGCGTCACAACGAGGCCGAGCAGGTCGTGACCCTGTTCCGCGACCACTACAACATCCCCCTGGTCCATGTGGACGCCGGAGACGAGTTCCTGGGCGCCCTGGCCGGGGTCAGCGACCCTGAGACCAAGCGCAAGATCATCGGCGGCAAGTTCATCGACATCTTCGACCGCGAGGCCGCCAAGATCGACGGCGCGGATTTCCTGGCTCAGGGCACGCTCTATCCGGACGTGGTCGAAAGCGTCTCGGCGCGCGGCGGCCCGTCGGCGGTGATCAAGAGCCACCACAATGTCGGCGGCCTGCCGGACTTCATGAAGCTGAAGTTGGTCGAGCCCCTGCGCGAGCTGTTCAAGGATGAGGTTCGCGCTCTGGGCGTCGAGCTTGGCCTGCATAAAGACTTTGTCGGCCGCCACCCGTTCCCCGGACCGGGCCTGGCCATCCGTATTCCCGGCGACATCACGCCCGAGAAGGTCGCCGTCCTGCAGCAGGCCGACGCCATCTATCTCGAAGAGATTCGCAACGCCGGCCTCTACGACAAGATCTGGCAGGCCTTCGCCGTGCTGCTGCCGGTCAAGACGGTGGGCGTCATGGGCGACGCGCGGACTTACGAGAACGTCCTGGCCCTGCGTGCGGTGACCTCTACCGATGGCATGACCGCCGACTTCTTCGAATTCCCCTGGGACGTCCTGGGCAAGACGGCCACGCGGATCATCAACGAAGTCCGCGGCGTCAACCGCGTCGTCTACGACGTCACCTCCAAGCCCCCCGGCACGATCGAGTGGGAGTGA
- a CDS encoding FecR family protein — protein MPLNDNGSDPDMDILETAADWVDRLGELTPAERRELESWLETDAEHRRAFSTVRHAFMDTALLTAARQVESEQSRPAARRPTGAFRPALIAAGLAVAVLAGAGVMLTLPTRPEPKVPAEAPVSITLATAIGARADHTLSDKSVVHMNADTRLDILFDAHARNIRLTKGDAMFDVAHNAARPFTVAAGGATVTAVGTRFEVDLLNDAVEVRVFDGVVSVRHADQPARLLNKGRWLLLAANGSSAGGDFDPETYASWRNDWLDARNMPLGHVVARLNRYAVQPLVLSDPKMGDLPVTGRFRLDQPEASRSMIQALLAGSAADEGGH, from the coding sequence ATGCCTCTCAATGACAACGGGTCCGACCCGGACATGGATATCCTTGAGACAGCGGCGGACTGGGTCGATCGTCTGGGCGAACTCACCCCCGCAGAACGCCGGGAACTGGAATCCTGGCTGGAGACGGACGCCGAACATCGACGCGCTTTCTCCACCGTGCGTCACGCCTTCATGGACACAGCGCTTTTGACCGCGGCCCGGCAGGTAGAGAGCGAACAGTCTCGCCCAGCCGCCCGCCGCCCCACGGGCGCGTTCCGACCCGCCCTGATCGCGGCCGGCCTGGCCGTCGCGGTCCTGGCCGGCGCTGGCGTCATGTTGACCTTGCCCACACGCCCGGAACCGAAGGTCCCAGCCGAGGCTCCGGTTTCGATCACCCTGGCGACGGCCATCGGCGCGCGCGCCGATCACACGCTCAGCGACAAGTCGGTCGTCCACATGAACGCCGACACCCGATTGGACATCCTGTTCGATGCGCATGCTCGCAACATCCGCCTCACCAAGGGCGACGCGATGTTCGACGTGGCGCATAACGCGGCCCGCCCCTTCACCGTCGCCGCCGGCGGCGCCACGGTGACCGCCGTCGGCACGCGCTTCGAGGTGGATCTGCTCAACGACGCCGTGGAAGTCCGGGTATTCGACGGGGTCGTGAGCGTGCGACATGCAGACCAGCCGGCGCGCCTTTTGAACAAGGGCCGCTGGCTGCTCTTGGCCGCCAACGGATCATCCGCCGGCGGCGACTTCGACCCCGAGACCTATGCATCATGGCGGAATGATTGGCTCGACGCGCGAAACATGCCGCTTGGGCACGTGGTGGCGCGCCTGAATCGCTACGCCGTCCAGCCGCTTGTGCTGAGCGACCCTAAAATGGGCGATTTGCCGGTGACCGGACGCTTCCGGCTCGATCAGCCAGAAGCCTCTCGATCGATGATTCAGGCCCTGCTAGCCGGCTCCGCCGCTGACGAGGGCGGTCACTGA
- a CDS encoding RNA polymerase sigma factor: protein MVDALAELRRHERKLLGYILRRHHDASQADDVLQEVFLIMMQQTEKRQIDNPVAYAYRVADSLIYAQARRGRLEEGLGDDDFACELPLADEVLEHRQRVALFQTALQNLTPLRRDIFMRRHLKGQSRQDIADDLGMTLEAVKKHLLRAMIELSQSMPDADGRILEGGPNASQ, encoded by the coding sequence ATGGTCGACGCGCTGGCGGAGTTGAGGCGACATGAACGCAAGCTGCTCGGCTATATCCTTCGCCGTCATCATGACGCCTCGCAGGCCGATGACGTGTTGCAGGAAGTCTTCCTGATCATGATGCAGCAGACCGAAAAGCGTCAGATCGACAACCCCGTCGCCTACGCCTACCGCGTGGCCGACTCGCTGATCTACGCCCAGGCCCGGCGGGGGCGCCTTGAGGAAGGGCTGGGCGATGACGATTTCGCCTGCGAGCTTCCCCTGGCCGACGAGGTGCTGGAGCACCGTCAGCGCGTGGCTCTCTTCCAGACGGCGTTGCAGAATCTGACACCCCTGCGTCGCGACATTTTCATGCGCAGGCACCTCAAAGGTCAGTCGCGCCAAGACATCGCGGACGACCTGGGCATGACCCTGGAAGCGGTCAAGAAGCATCTCTTAAGAGCCATGATCGAACTGTCCCAAAGCATGCCTGACGCCGACGGCCGTATTCTGGAAGGAGGCCCTAATGCCTCTCAATGA
- a CDS encoding TonB-dependent receptor — MTFADIRGRRAPPVSGVLNPRAALSLLIRGQGLEARYVAGGYVLSAARQRPPSPPPPAPSEPPIELDAVVVTGFRGGLQQAQDIKRQALGSQDVIVAEDIAAFPDLNLAESLQRIPGLTISRDAGEGRQIALRGLGPDFTRAQLNGMEVSASTSSGFDNRGSVSRTRAFDYSIFASELFSRVTVFKTYSADQDEGGIGGAVELRTAKPQDYPGARLALSVKGLTNSVTQAVTPRVAALASNRWGDLGALVSVAYSENDINEYGYRNWGWTPVTFGAANIGAGVSAADRDRLINATGANRVMAPQAQTWSTWLDHRKRLGITTSLQYTPQGRFSAGLDLLYGKLSNARDEYALANAGQNPLTGNVIGTQRLEHAVIEGGSLVQASFTGVDLRSEHKRSIDATQFGQGVLNASYRLGERSILKAMTGYSRSDFDEPVFDKIFLQSRGQAVAYDFRGPGRPGVNTYGFDPADAAAWSLMRGDTREDSIVNSFATTKIDLEHENDGGWSWRVGVQHKLFRNDGWQRHDRVDYDGATTADAVIKQLVTARSLGVYVVGDVEQTLARLSQRRDLTAADDQPGSDYALRERTIAAYAQGRWVGAVFGLRLRADAGVRYYATDLLSKGMVDTGKSLKPASIAHDYRGLLPAANLAFDLRSDLVLRLAANRNISRPSLSDLRAAGNVNANPFGGTISSGNPNLRPFLADSVEASLELYRGADGYAAISVFHKTMDSFITLETSAVTYGSTGYPLEFLSPGQTAASIYNYNRPVNGDGASISGVELAVRKDFDFLPAPFNRLGFVGNVTHAMGKSDVIIENRPVALDLLQLSRWSSNATLYYETERWGARISSAYRDGYLDSAGGNGNVGGGYHAVHNIDAALHYELSPKLKLVAEAVNLTDQAIDQYTDIAADRLIARTKSGRTFTFGLTYEF, encoded by the coding sequence ATGACTTTCGCTGACATCCGCGGCCGTCGGGCGCCCCCGGTATCAGGCGTGCTGAACCCTCGGGCGGCCCTGTCGCTGTTGATCCGCGGCCAGGGATTGGAGGCGCGTTATGTCGCTGGCGGCTATGTGCTGAGCGCGGCGCGTCAGCGTCCCCCTTCCCCACCGCCGCCCGCTCCGTCCGAGCCGCCGATCGAACTGGATGCCGTGGTGGTCACAGGCTTTCGCGGCGGCCTGCAGCAGGCCCAGGATATCAAGCGCCAGGCTCTCGGCAGCCAGGACGTCATCGTGGCCGAGGACATCGCCGCCTTCCCGGATCTGAACCTGGCGGAATCCCTGCAACGCATCCCAGGCCTGACCATATCGCGCGATGCGGGCGAAGGACGACAGATCGCCCTGCGCGGCCTGGGTCCAGACTTCACCCGCGCTCAACTCAATGGGATGGAGGTATCGGCTTCAACCTCGTCGGGCTTTGACAACCGCGGCTCGGTCAGCCGCACACGAGCGTTCGACTACAGCATCTTCGCCTCCGAACTCTTCAGCCGGGTGACGGTGTTCAAGACCTATTCCGCCGATCAGGACGAAGGCGGCATCGGCGGCGCGGTCGAACTGCGCACGGCCAAGCCCCAAGACTATCCCGGCGCGCGTCTGGCGCTCTCGGTCAAGGGGCTGACCAATAGCGTCACACAGGCAGTCACCCCCCGTGTGGCGGCGCTCGCCTCAAACCGCTGGGGCGATCTGGGCGCATTGGTGTCGGTGGCTTACAGCGAGAACGACATCAACGAATACGGCTATCGAAACTGGGGGTGGACCCCTGTCACTTTCGGCGCGGCGAACATCGGAGCCGGCGTATCCGCTGCCGACCGTGATCGCCTCATCAATGCGACCGGCGCCAATCGAGTGATGGCCCCGCAGGCCCAGACCTGGTCGACCTGGCTTGATCATCGCAAACGTCTCGGGATCACCACCTCGCTCCAGTATACGCCGCAGGGACGTTTCAGCGCGGGCCTGGACCTTCTCTATGGCAAGCTCAGCAATGCCCGAGACGAATACGCTCTGGCCAACGCCGGTCAAAATCCGCTCACGGGCAACGTCATCGGAACCCAGCGTCTCGAGCACGCCGTGATCGAGGGCGGCAGCCTGGTCCAGGCCTCCTTCACCGGGGTTGACCTGCGTAGCGAACACAAGCGCTCCATCGACGCCACGCAGTTCGGACAAGGCGTACTCAACGCCAGCTATCGGCTGGGCGAGCGCTCCATTCTCAAAGCCATGACGGGCTATTCGCGGTCTGACTTCGACGAGCCTGTCTTCGACAAGATTTTCCTGCAGTCGCGCGGCCAAGCGGTCGCCTATGACTTTCGCGGTCCTGGTCGGCCGGGCGTCAACACCTATGGCTTCGATCCCGCGGACGCGGCCGCATGGAGCCTGATGCGTGGAGACACGCGTGAGGACTCCATCGTCAACAGTTTCGCCACGACCAAGATTGACTTGGAGCACGAGAATGACGGCGGATGGAGCTGGCGGGTCGGCGTGCAGCACAAGCTCTTTCGCAATGACGGCTGGCAACGACACGACCGCGTCGATTACGACGGCGCGACAACCGCCGACGCCGTCATAAAGCAGCTCGTCACGGCGAGATCGCTGGGTGTTTATGTGGTCGGGGATGTGGAGCAGACCCTGGCGCGTCTTAGTCAGCGGCGTGATCTGACGGCAGCCGACGATCAACCGGGCTCCGACTACGCGCTCAGGGAGCGCACCATCGCCGCCTATGCCCAGGGACGCTGGGTCGGGGCGGTCTTTGGCCTCAGGCTTCGAGCAGACGCCGGGGTGCGATACTACGCCACCGACCTGCTTTCCAAAGGGATGGTGGACACGGGAAAAAGCCTTAAGCCAGCCAGCATCGCCCACGACTATCGTGGCCTTTTGCCGGCCGCAAACCTGGCGTTCGACCTGCGATCGGACCTGGTCCTTCGCTTGGCGGCCAACCGCAACATCAGCCGCCCGAGCCTGTCCGACCTGCGAGCGGCCGGCAACGTCAACGCCAACCCGTTCGGCGGCACGATCTCGTCAGGCAATCCAAACCTGAGGCCCTTCCTGGCGGACTCCGTTGAAGCCTCTCTAGAGCTATATCGCGGCGCCGACGGCTATGCCGCGATCAGCGTCTTTCATAAGACCATGGACAGCTTCATCACCCTGGAGACCTCGGCGGTCACCTACGGCTCGACAGGCTATCCGCTCGAATTTCTCAGCCCCGGCCAAACCGCGGCGTCGATCTACAACTACAACCGTCCGGTCAACGGGGATGGCGCCTCGATCAGCGGAGTCGAACTCGCCGTGCGCAAGGACTTTGATTTCCTGCCAGCGCCATTCAACAGGCTGGGCTTCGTCGGCAACGTCACCCACGCCATGGGCAAGTCCGACGTGATCATTGAGAACAGGCCCGTCGCGCTCGATCTGTTGCAGCTGTCGCGCTGGTCATCCAACGCCACCCTCTACTATGAGACCGAGCGGTGGGGGGCGCGGATCTCCAGCGCCTATCGCGACGGCTATCTCGACAGTGCGGGCGGCAACGGCAACGTGGGCGGCGGCTACCACGCGGTCCACAATATCGACGCGGCCCTGCACTACGAACTCAGCCCCAAACTCAAGCTCGTGGCCGAAGCGGTGAACCTCACGGACCAGGCCATCGACCAGTACACCGACATCGCCGCCGACCGCCTGATCGCCCGAACAAAAAGCGGCAGAACCTTCACCTTCGGCCTGACCTACGAGTTCTGA
- a CDS encoding TonB-dependent receptor, giving the protein MTKPSLTKSSLLTTAAVAVLASALVGPAIAAEAVAADAPADDAAQIEELVVTGFRSSLQHARDIKRQAVGSQDVIVSEDIAAFPDLNLAESLQRIPGVTISRDAGEGRQIALRGLGPDFTRTQLNGMEVLTNTASGMDNRGSVSRTRAFDYSIFASELFNKVVVEKSYSADQDEGGIGGTVGLFTAKPFDYPGFKAVASAKGLYNGNTESTTPRMVGLISNRWGDFGALVSVAYSRNDINEYGYRNWGWSLINAGAANVGPGVSAADRDRLVNATGANRVRQSQAQTYSTWYNERERLGLTAALQYKPTDRFDLSLDLLYGTLSNDRDEFQMTSAGVNALTGNVTGTQRLNSVVIENNSLVAADVTGVDMRSEHKVSHDETTFSQAVFNGAWQATDALSINVLAGYSRSEFEEPLFDKVFLQSTNKGISYDFRQGRMGVNTYNFDLTDPAQWGLMRADTREDAIVSEYRNGKIDLAYDFGGGSVLKAGAEYKQFRNKGWQRFVRVDWYNRPVVPAAVKYVVNEKSVIPYIVADVDGTYANTGQIRDLTPTQEQPGSAFQLEEKTASAFVQYDLDTVAWDHRVRANAGVRYYSTDLTSAGTATQGAVLLPVVIQSTYDGFLPTLNLAVDVNENVVARFSANRNISRPSLSDLRAAGSVSFTPFGGNISAGNPNLKPFLADSIEGSLEFYQGDSGYLALSAFYKNMDSFITAETSVVPYGSTGYPTQFQGPGQDASTLYNFNRPVNGEGASIKGVELAVQKDFDFLPAPFDKLGFVGNVTYATGKSDVIIDGSPISLDLLGLSKWTSNATIYYETDRWGARVSSAYRDGYLDGAGGNGNVGSGYHSTNNIDLAAHYNVTKDLKVVVEGINLTNQAIDQYTDIAADRILAYTKSGRTFTVGVTYEF; this is encoded by the coding sequence ATGACCAAGCCGAGCCTGACCAAATCCAGTCTTCTGACCACAGCCGCTGTCGCCGTTCTGGCTAGCGCGCTTGTCGGTCCAGCCATCGCCGCCGAAGCAGTGGCGGCCGACGCCCCGGCTGACGACGCCGCCCAGATTGAAGAATTGGTCGTCACCGGTTTTCGTAGCAGCCTGCAGCATGCGCGTGACATCAAGCGCCAGGCCGTCGGCTCGCAGGACGTCATCGTATCCGAGGATATCGCCGCCTTCCCCGACCTGAACCTGGCCGAATCCCTGCAACGCATTCCCGGCGTCACCATCTCGCGCGACGCCGGTGAAGGCCGCCAGATCGCCCTGCGCGGCCTTGGCCCTGACTTCACCCGCACCCAGCTGAACGGCATGGAGGTGCTGACCAATACCGCGTCCGGCATGGACAACCGCGGCTCGGTCAGCCGCACACGCGCCTTTGATTATTCGATCTTCGCGTCTGAGCTGTTCAACAAGGTTGTGGTTGAAAAGTCCTATTCCGCCGATCAGGACGAGGGCGGCATCGGCGGCACGGTCGGCCTCTTCACCGCCAAGCCGTTCGACTATCCCGGCTTCAAGGCCGTGGCCTCGGCGAAGGGCCTGTACAACGGCAACACGGAATCCACTACGCCGCGCATGGTCGGACTGATCTCCAACCGCTGGGGTGATTTCGGCGCGCTGGTCTCAGTCGCCTACAGCCGAAACGACATCAACGAATATGGCTACCGCAACTGGGGCTGGAGCCTGATCAACGCCGGCGCGGCCAATGTCGGCCCGGGCGTATCGGCCGCTGACCGCGACCGCTTGGTCAACGCGACCGGCGCCAATCGGGTGCGCCAATCCCAGGCTCAGACCTATTCGACCTGGTACAACGAGCGTGAACGCCTGGGTCTGACCGCCGCCCTGCAATACAAGCCGACCGATCGCTTCGACCTCAGCCTCGATCTGCTCTACGGGACGCTGAGCAACGACCGCGATGAGTTCCAGATGACCTCGGCGGGGGTCAACGCCCTGACCGGCAACGTCACCGGCACCCAACGTCTGAACTCGGTGGTGATCGAGAACAACAGCCTGGTGGCCGCCGACGTGACCGGCGTCGACATGCGCTCCGAGCACAAGGTCTCCCACGACGAGACCACCTTCAGCCAGGCCGTGTTCAACGGCGCCTGGCAAGCGACCGACGCCCTGAGCATCAATGTCCTGGCCGGCTATTCGCGGTCGGAGTTTGAAGAGCCTCTGTTCGACAAGGTCTTCCTGCAATCGACCAACAAGGGAATCTCCTACGATTTCCGCCAGGGCCGCATGGGGGTCAACACCTACAACTTCGACCTCACCGATCCGGCGCAATGGGGCCTGATGCGGGCCGACACCCGCGAGGACGCCATCGTCAGCGAGTATCGCAACGGCAAGATCGATCTCGCCTATGATTTTGGCGGCGGCTCGGTCCTCAAGGCGGGCGCCGAGTACAAGCAGTTCCGCAATAAGGGCTGGCAGCGTTTCGTCCGCGTCGACTGGTACAATCGACCGGTCGTACCGGCGGCGGTGAAGTATGTGGTCAACGAGAAGTCGGTTATTCCGTACATCGTCGCCGACGTGGACGGCACCTACGCCAATACGGGCCAGATTCGTGATCTGACCCCGACCCAGGAACAGCCCGGCTCGGCCTTCCAGCTGGAGGAAAAGACGGCCTCGGCTTTTGTGCAGTACGATCTCGACACCGTCGCCTGGGACCATCGCGTCCGGGCCAATGCGGGCGTGCGCTACTACTCGACCGACCTGACCTCGGCGGGTACGGCGACCCAGGGCGCGGTGCTGCTGCCGGTGGTGATCCAGAGCACCTACGACGGCTTCCTGCCGACCCTCAACCTGGCGGTGGACGTCAACGAGAACGTCGTCGCCCGCTTCAGCGCCAACCGTAACATCAGCCGCCCCAGCCTGTCGGATCTGCGCGCGGCCGGCAGCGTCAGCTTCACTCCGTTCGGCGGCAACATCTCGGCCGGCAACCCGAACCTCAAACCCTTCCTGGCCGACTCCATCGAAGGCTCCCTTGAGTTCTATCAAGGCGATAGCGGCTATCTGGCCCTGAGCGCCTTCTACAAGAACATGGACAGCTTCATCACGGCCGAGACCTCGGTCGTACCCTATGGCTCAACTGGCTACCCGACCCAGTTCCAGGGTCCGGGGCAGGACGCCAGCACGCTGTACAACTTCAATCGTCCGGTGAATGGCGAAGGCGCTTCGATCAAGGGCGTCGAACTGGCCGTTCAGAAGGACTTCGACTTCCTGCCCGCGCCCTTCGACAAGCTGGGCTTCGTCGGCAACGTCACCTATGCGACGGGCAAGTCGGACGTGATCATCGACGGCTCACCTATTTCGCTCGACCTTCTTGGTCTGTCCAAGTGGACGTCGAACGCAACGATCTACTACGAGACCGACCGGTGGGGCGCCCGCGTCTCCAGCGCCTACCGGGACGGCTATCTGGACGGCGCCGGCGGAAACGGCAATGTCGGCTCGGGCTATCACTCGACCAATAACATCGACCTGGCCGCGCACTACAACGTAACCAAGGACCTGAAGGTCGTGGTTGAGGGCATCAACCTCACCAACCAGGCCATCGATCAGTACACCGACATCGCCGCCGACCGCATCCTTGCCTACACCAAGAGCGGCCGCACTTTCACGGTCGGCGTCACCTACGAGTTCTAG
- a CDS encoding prepilin peptidase, with product MGSFIGLVSVRLPAGESLTRPGSTCGSCGTRLGVLDLMPILSFLLWRGRCRRCGGKIPLRYPLIELACLGIAVWAALTGAGASVFLTALLGWQLLLLAVLDAEHFWLPGKLTWPLLALGLAVSAAEGSGRLMEGLIGAAIGFALFAGLSLAYRRLRGRDGLGGGDWRLLAAGGAWVGWLGLPSILLWAAVSGLIAVLAKAAVTRSLRGDERVPFGVFLAAGIWLTWLYGPLGA from the coding sequence GTGGGAAGCTTCATCGGTCTTGTTTCGGTTCGTCTGCCGGCCGGAGAGAGTCTGACCCGTCCCGGCTCGACATGCGGTTCCTGCGGGACGCGCTTGGGCGTCCTGGACCTCATGCCGATCCTCAGCTTTCTTCTCTGGCGGGGTCGCTGTCGGCGATGCGGCGGCAAGATCCCTCTTCGCTATCCGCTGATCGAACTGGCGTGCCTGGGCATCGCTGTCTGGGCCGCTCTGACTGGCGCCGGCGCCTCGGTTTTCCTCACCGCGCTCTTGGGGTGGCAACTGCTGTTGCTGGCGGTTCTCGACGCCGAGCATTTCTGGCTGCCGGGCAAGCTGACTTGGCCACTGCTGGCGCTGGGCCTCGCGGTTTCGGCGGCCGAGGGGTCGGGCCGGTTGATGGAGGGCCTGATCGGCGCTGCGATAGGCTTTGCGCTCTTCGCCGGGCTCAGCCTGGCCTATCGCCGGCTGCGCGGCCGTGACGGCCTCGGCGGCGGCGACTGGCGACTGCTGGCGGCCGGCGGGGCGTGGGTTGGCTGGCTCGGCCTGCCGAGCATCCTGCTTTGGGCGGCGGTCAGCGGGCTGATCGCGGTGCTGGCCAAGGCGGCGGTGACGCGCAGCCTGCGCGGCGACGAGCGTGTGCCGTTTGGTGTGTTCCTCGCCGCCGGCATCTGGCTGACCTGGCTCTACGGCCCGCTGGGGGCCTAG